A window of Corallococcus macrosporus DSM 14697 contains these coding sequences:
- a CDS encoding Hsp70 family protein: protein MLGIDLGTSHARVAVVQDGTPTLIPLPGTDTTDLPSLIAVNGTGDLVVGAAARTEGQRAPRRAISGLKRLLGLKARSPQLRWLAPLLPFPVTPDANGDSGVEVRGRVISPTLFTAMLLRELKHAASAHLGRKPTRAVICAPTHFTDRQCAALREAASLAGLDAQRILTAPAAAALAYAHGRGLARKRVLVVDLGGGGLQVCVVQVTGDDLEVITTGGDATIGGMDFDARIAEAIASDLSEQGVPKPDHPLDWSPLRIAAESAKVALSTQEQVDVSLSSGTVPPLSRERVEALTADLAQRVTTVVRDVLESNALSPQGLDAVLLVGGQSATPMVRRRLEESLGVSVREDVDARGSVALGAALLGQGLLLAEAGKPAATVSEVLSSPLAVAERGGTLRRVLERNTRLPATKTLVLPSAPGPLELALFQGTPTQASDAEYLGQLTLDVERAGEVELHLALSADGALSLEATLPGVKRHAVTLVTEPLDDAAFDALLARSPLVPEPEPRPGGLLSGLKKLFGRR, encoded by the coding sequence GTGCTGGGCATCGACCTGGGCACCTCACATGCGCGCGTCGCTGTCGTCCAGGACGGAACGCCCACGCTCATCCCGCTCCCCGGCACCGACACCACGGACCTTCCCTCACTCATCGCGGTGAATGGCACCGGTGACCTCGTCGTCGGCGCCGCGGCGCGGACGGAAGGACAGCGCGCGCCCCGCCGCGCCATCTCCGGCCTCAAGCGGCTGCTCGGGCTGAAGGCGCGTTCCCCCCAGCTCCGCTGGCTCGCCCCGCTGCTCCCCTTCCCCGTCACCCCGGATGCGAATGGGGACTCCGGCGTCGAGGTCCGAGGCCGCGTCATCTCGCCCACCCTCTTCACGGCCATGCTGCTTCGCGAGCTGAAGCACGCCGCCTCGGCCCACCTGGGCCGCAAGCCGACCCGCGCCGTCATCTGCGCGCCCACCCACTTCACCGACCGCCAGTGCGCGGCGCTCCGAGAAGCCGCCTCGCTCGCGGGCCTCGATGCGCAGCGCATCCTCACCGCCCCCGCGGCGGCGGCGCTCGCCTACGCACATGGGCGGGGACTCGCGCGCAAGCGCGTGCTCGTGGTGGACCTCGGAGGCGGTGGCCTCCAGGTCTGCGTGGTGCAAGTCACCGGCGACGACCTCGAGGTCATCACCACCGGCGGCGACGCCACCATCGGCGGCATGGACTTCGATGCACGCATCGCCGAGGCCATCGCCAGCGACCTCTCCGAACAGGGTGTGCCCAAGCCGGACCACCCTCTCGACTGGTCCCCGCTGCGCATCGCCGCCGAGTCCGCCAAGGTGGCCCTCTCCACGCAGGAGCAGGTGGACGTCTCCCTTTCTTCGGGCACCGTGCCGCCCCTCAGCCGGGAGCGCGTGGAGGCCCTCACCGCCGACCTCGCCCAGCGTGTCACCACCGTGGTCCGCGACGTGCTCGAATCCAACGCGCTGTCCCCACAGGGCCTGGACGCGGTGCTCCTCGTCGGTGGGCAGAGCGCCACGCCGATGGTCCGCCGCCGGCTCGAGGAGAGCCTGGGCGTGAGCGTGCGTGAGGACGTGGACGCGCGAGGCAGCGTGGCCCTCGGTGCCGCCCTGCTCGGGCAGGGGCTGCTGCTCGCGGAGGCAGGCAAGCCCGCGGCCACCGTGTCCGAGGTGCTCTCCTCGCCGCTCGCCGTCGCCGAGCGCGGAGGCACCCTGCGCCGCGTCCTCGAACGGAACACCCGCCTGCCCGCGACCAAGACGCTGGTGCTGCCCTCCGCCCCCGGCCCGCTCGAGCTCGCGCTCTTCCAGGGGACGCCGACGCAGGCCTCGGACGCCGAGTACCTCGGCCAGCTCACCCTCGACGTGGAGCGCGCGGGCGAGGTGGAGCTGCACCTGGCGCTCTCCGCGGATGGCGCCCTGTCCCTGGAGGCCACGCTGCCGGGCGTGAAGCGGCACGCGGTGACGCTCGTCACGGAGCCCCTGGACGACGCGGCCTTCGACGCGCTCCTCGCCCGCTCCCCGCTGGTCCCCGAGCCGGAGCCCCGCCCGGGTGGCCTGCTGTCCGGGCTGAAGAAGCTCTTCGGCCGCCGCTAA
- a CDS encoding glutamate--cysteine ligase has product MSLDLKRAASEPISSVDMLLAGFRAAEKPGGAHRLGLEHEKFLYPVDGAEPPTYEGERGVGALLSRVAAAGYTPFREAPASPIIALQRGGATISLEPGGQVELSGSPFVTAREAHAENLTHLSEVSAAAKALGLRLVFLGYRPYGTTAQMPWMPKTRYLIMRRTLPERGRLALNMMLMTSTGQVSLDWADEADCVRKTVTVARLAPLMNAMYANSPIVEGKPSGYLSFRNRVWDEVDPTRCGYLPAFFDGSFSYRAYVEWALDAPLLFLRRNNEYLYPKMTFRQLLKEGFEGKPPDLNDWTDHLSTLFPEVRLKTVVEVRGADCVNPAMTGALAALWRGILYDAAALDEAERLLPKLSYAEHLAFHDTARREGLGGRLGSQELHRLAAEMVAISRRGLMRLDAADAPLLDPLDAVAASGRSPAVAVLEAWEKNPRPEALMDRFGL; this is encoded by the coding sequence ATGTCCCTCGACCTCAAGCGCGCGGCCTCAGAGCCCATCTCCTCCGTCGACATGCTGTTGGCTGGATTCCGAGCCGCCGAGAAGCCCGGCGGCGCGCACCGCCTGGGGCTGGAGCATGAGAAGTTCCTCTACCCCGTGGACGGCGCGGAGCCCCCCACCTATGAAGGGGAGCGGGGCGTGGGCGCGCTGCTGAGCCGGGTGGCCGCGGCTGGCTACACGCCGTTCCGGGAGGCGCCCGCGTCGCCCATCATCGCGCTGCAGCGCGGCGGGGCCACCATCTCCCTGGAGCCCGGCGGCCAGGTGGAGCTGTCCGGGAGCCCCTTCGTCACCGCGCGCGAGGCGCACGCGGAGAACCTCACGCACCTGTCGGAGGTGTCCGCCGCCGCGAAGGCGCTGGGCCTGCGGCTCGTCTTCCTGGGGTACCGGCCGTACGGGACGACCGCGCAGATGCCGTGGATGCCCAAGACGCGCTATCTCATCATGCGCCGCACGCTGCCGGAGCGCGGGCGGCTGGCGCTGAACATGATGTTGATGACGTCCACCGGCCAGGTGTCCCTGGACTGGGCGGACGAGGCGGACTGTGTCCGCAAGACGGTCACGGTGGCCCGCCTGGCGCCGCTGATGAACGCGATGTACGCCAACAGCCCCATCGTGGAGGGCAAGCCGTCCGGCTACCTGTCCTTCCGCAACCGCGTCTGGGACGAGGTGGACCCCACGCGCTGTGGCTACCTCCCCGCGTTCTTCGACGGCTCGTTCTCCTACCGCGCCTACGTGGAGTGGGCGCTGGACGCGCCGCTGCTCTTCCTGCGGCGCAACAACGAGTACCTGTACCCGAAGATGACCTTCCGGCAGTTGCTGAAGGAGGGCTTCGAGGGCAAGCCGCCCGACCTGAACGACTGGACGGACCACCTGTCCACGCTCTTCCCCGAGGTGCGGCTGAAGACGGTGGTCGAGGTGCGCGGCGCGGACTGCGTGAACCCGGCCATGACGGGGGCGCTGGCCGCCCTCTGGCGCGGCATCCTGTATGACGCCGCCGCGCTGGACGAGGCCGAGCGCCTGTTGCCGAAGCTGAGCTACGCCGAGCACCTGGCCTTCCATGATACGGCGCGGCGCGAGGGCCTGGGCGGCCGGCTGGGCTCCCAGGAGCTTCACCGCCTGGCGGCGGAGATGGTGGCCATCTCCCGCCGGGGCCTGATGCGGTTGGACGCGGCGGACGCGCCCCTGTTGGACCCGTTGGACGCGGTGGCCGCTTCGGGCCGTTCGCCCGCGGTGGCGGTGCTCGAGGCGTGGGAGAAGAACCCCCGCCCCGAGGCGCTGATGGACCGCTTCGGCCTGTGA
- a CDS encoding EI24 domain-containing protein: MSPQSTFPAVAPQPRLSDFFQGLGLLGRAFSLILRDRRLFLLSALCAAVTAAALVGLVWLLWRYAPGALDSVWTRPESWYGQAAWTTVLVLSGLVLWVVGANVLPPLLLAPLQDPLSELTEEACGGGPSAPFTAAGFIRGLVTGLAHTLARLFFLLAGLAVLLPLHLLPGVGSVLWTVLASLYTMTWMAGEYLAAPMTRHLYPFAEVRRMLRERRALCLGLGAGIYLLLWVPILNAFFLPVAIVAGTLLYGGLREARLLAPPPGASATAALK; encoded by the coding sequence ATGAGCCCACAATCCACCTTCCCCGCCGTCGCCCCCCAGCCTCGCCTGTCCGATTTCTTCCAGGGGTTGGGCCTGCTCGGCCGGGCCTTCTCCCTCATCCTGCGCGACCGCCGCCTGTTCCTCCTGTCCGCCCTCTGCGCCGCGGTCACCGCGGCCGCCCTGGTGGGGCTCGTCTGGCTGCTGTGGCGCTACGCCCCCGGTGCCCTGGACTCCGTCTGGACCCGCCCGGAGAGCTGGTACGGCCAGGCCGCCTGGACCACCGTGCTGGTGCTGTCCGGACTGGTGCTCTGGGTGGTTGGCGCCAATGTCCTGCCCCCCCTGCTGCTGGCCCCGCTCCAGGACCCGCTGTCCGAGCTGACCGAGGAAGCCTGCGGCGGCGGCCCGAGCGCCCCCTTCACCGCGGCCGGCTTCATCCGGGGGCTCGTCACCGGCCTCGCCCACACGCTCGCGCGGCTGTTCTTCCTGCTCGCGGGCCTGGCGGTGCTCCTGCCCCTCCACCTGCTTCCTGGGGTGGGCAGCGTGCTGTGGACGGTGCTCGCCAGCCTGTACACCATGACATGGATGGCCGGCGAGTACCTGGCCGCGCCCATGACGCGCCACCTGTACCCCTTCGCCGAGGTGCGCCGGATGCTGCGCGAGCGGCGGGCGCTGTGCCTGGGCCTGGGCGCGGGCATCTACCTCCTGCTCTGGGTGCCCATCCTCAACGCGTTCTTCCTGCCGGTGGCCATCGTCGCCGGCACCCTGCTCTACGGCGGGCTGCGCGAGGCCCGGCTGCTGGCGCCCCCTCCTGGAGCGTCCGCTACCGCCGCGTTGAAATAA